From the Fulvia fulva chromosome 2, complete sequence genome, one window contains:
- a CDS encoding Tripeptidyl-peptidase sed1, translated as MIYPQIIRQLQVGGPNFLDWYGDGPFNRVLTSLDEQYCDKSYIPPCTHEVCDGDPTEQSDTGGAHCGGVPKTNVISISYGEMEAYLLPKYQKRQCSEWMKLALQGTSVVFSSGDSGVAADPGFCLSADGTPSIYGNVFAPSFPANCPWATTVGATTLKGDSLDDGERAITGFQSGGGFSNVFHQPEYQKTAVDPYLQNHAPAYWKDTYNRTGRGYPDVSAVGFNIATILLGKLVPAEGTSASAPIFASLLNLINEERLRANKTAVGFVNPVIYKHPEMFNDITEGSNPGCGTNGFPATEGLGTPTYEKMKEVFMSLP; from the exons ATGATTTATCCTCAAATTATCAGACAGCTCCAGGTTGGCGGACCAAACTTTCTCGACTGGTACGGCGACGGGCCATTCAACCGCGTATTGACTTCGTTGGACGAACAGTACTG CGACAAGAGCTATATCCCACCATGCACCCACGAAGTCTGCGATGGCGACCCGACAGAACAGAGCGACACTGGAGGTGCTCACTGTGGAGGGGTACCGAAGACGAATGTCATCAGCATTAGCTACGGAGAGATGGAAGCTTATCTTCTGCCCAAGTATCAGAAGCGACAATGCAGCGAATGGATGAAGCTCGCACTCCAAGGAACAAGCGTTGTTTTCTCGTCGGGAGATTCTGGAGTTGCAGCTGATCCTGGCTTCTGCCTCTCAGCGGATGGAACGCCTTCCATATACGGCAATGTGTTCGCCCCCTCTTTTCCGGCCAACTGCCCTTGGGCCACCACTGTCGGTGCAACGACGCTCAAAGGAGATTCCCTGGACGATGGTGAGAGAGCTATTACTGGTTTCCAGTCTGGTGGAGGCTTTTCCAACGTTTTTCACCAACCCGAGTACCAAAAAACAGCGGTCGACCCTTACCTCCAGAACCACGCTCCCGCTTATTGGAAAGACACCTACAACCGCACTGGCCGAGGCTATCCAGATGTTTCCGCGGTCGGCTTCAACATTGCGACAATCTTGTTGGGCAAACTCGTGCCGGCAGAGGGCACCTCAGCTTCTGCACCTATCTTTGCTTCGCTTCTCAACTTGATCAACGAGGAAAGACTACGGGCCAACAAGACCGCCGTCGGCTTTGTCAATCCCGTTATTTACAAGCATCCTGAAATGTTCAACGACATTACTGAGGGCTCCAATCCCGGCTGTGGCACCAATGGCTTTCCAGCCACGGAGG GCCTGGGAACTCCGACCTATGAGAAGATGAAAGAGGTTTTCATGAGCCTTCCTTGA